The Triticum aestivum cultivar Chinese Spring chromosome 3A, IWGSC CS RefSeq v2.1, whole genome shotgun sequence genome includes a region encoding these proteins:
- the LOC123058584 gene encoding potassium channel KAT3: MARSSRARTGSRVTRCFPCYDGDRTGDFSGCPNDLLPSLGATAAAQPTSGKYLVSPYGRRYRVWETFLILLVVYSAWICPLEFAFLRHLPRAPFVVDDVVNGFFAVDILLTFFVPYVDNRSYLVVDDPKKIALRYLSTWFIFDVCSTVPFRSITRLFTRHEHSLGLKFLNVLRLWRLRRVSSLFARLEKDIRFNYAVIRCTKLISVTLFAVHCAGCINYLIADRYPDPARTWIGAAHPDFREDGLWVRYVTCLYWSITTMTTTGYGDLHAQNAREMLFGISYMLFNLWLTAYLIGNMTNLVVHSTSRTRDFRDMVQAATEFAARNQLPRQIEEQMLNHICLRFKAEGLKQQDTLDILPKAMRSSISLYLFFPVVQGAYLFRGVSPSFIQQLVTEMVAEYYAPKEDIILQNEYPSDLHLLVTGEVDIVAFLDGTEQVYGKATEGGLLGEIGVLCNKPQPFTFRTAKLSQVLRISRPKLMDIIQENAEDGEIIRINLEQVNV; this comes from the exons atGGCACGTTCTTCCCGCGCTCGCACGGGGTCACGGGTGACGCGGTGCTTCCCATGCTACGACGGCGACAGGACCGGCGACTTCAGCGGCTGCCCCAACGATCTCCTCCCGTCGCtcggcgccaccgccgccgcgcagCCGACCTCCGGCAAGTACCTCGTCTCGCCTTACGGCCGGCGCTACAg GGTGTGGGAGACGTTCCTGATCCTGCTGGTGGTGTACTCGGCGTGGATATGCCCGCTGGAGTTCGCGTTCCTGAGGCACCTGCCCCGCGCGCCTTTTGTCGTGGACGATGTCGTCAACGGCTTCTTCGCGGTCGACATCCTGCTCACTTTCTTCGTGCCCTATGTCGACAACAGGTCTTACCTTGTCGTCGATGATCCGAAGAAGATCGCACTCAG GTATCTGTCGACCTGGTTCATCTTTGACGTTTGCTCCACGGTTCCATTCCGCTCCATCACCCGCCTCTTCACCAGGCACGAGCACAGCCTCGGCCTCAAGTTCCTCAATGTGCTTCGCCTCTGGCGGCTGCGCAGAGTCAGCTCCTTGTTTGCAAG GCTTGAGAAGGACATCCGTTTCAACTACGCCGTGATACGCTGCACAAAGCTCATCTCG GTGACCCTGTTCGCGGTGCACTGCGCCGGGTGCATCAACTACCTGATCGCGGACAGGTACCCGGACCCGGCGAGGACTTGGATAGGCGCGGCGCACCCGGACTTCAGGGAGGACGGGCTGTGGGTGCGCTACGTCACGTGCCTCTACTGGTCCATCACCACCATGACCACCACCGGCTACGGCGACCTGCACGCCCAGAACGCCAGGGAGATGCTCTTCGGCATCTCCTACATGCTCTTCAACCTCTGGCTCACCGCCTACCTCATCGGCAACATGACCAACCTCGTCGTCCACAGCACCAGCCGCACCAGAGACTTC AGGGACATGGTTCAGGCTGCCACGGAATTCGCGGCGAGGAACCAGCTGCCGCGGCAGATAGAGGAGCAGATGCTGAACCACATATGCCTGAGGTTCAAGGCAGAGGGGCTCAAGCAGCAGGACACACTGGACATCCTCCCCAAGGCGATGAGATCCAGCATATCGCTCTATCTCTTCTTCCCGGTGGTTCAGGGCGCCTACCTGTTCAGGGGAGTCTCCCCAAGCTTCATCCAGCAACTG GTAACGGAGATGGTGGCCGAGTACTACGCCCCGAAGGAGGACATCATACTGCAGAACGAGTACCCATCGGACCTACACCTTCTTGTGACCGGAGAAGTG GATATTGTGGCGTTCCTAGATGGGACAGAGCAG GTTTATGGAAAAGCGACTGAGGGAGGACTGCTAGGGGAGATCGGGGTACTGTGCAACAAGCCACAGCCGTTCACTTTCCGGACAGCCAAGCTATCTCAAGTTCTAAGGATCAGTAGGCCCAAGCTGATGGATATCATCCAGGAAAATGCAGAAGATGGCGAGATCATCAGGATCAATCTTGAGCAAGTAAACGTCTAA